The Pecten maximus chromosome 11, xPecMax1.1, whole genome shotgun sequence genome has a segment encoding these proteins:
- the LOC117338607 gene encoding uncharacterized protein LOC117338607: protein MATIMYNVGLDRFGAEERGEVTANKNRRQREIANLRRDLRQLARRFRAAEEEEKAKLSELRNMAREKLKTLRRAERSRRRRKDRARARARFTANPFQFTSRLLGKRGSGVLRAGKEEVEQHLRDMHSDPRRNEDLGVNEKLIQPEEPEHLFDDAEPRLREVNNVIRKARASSSPGPNGIPYKVYKNCPRLTMRLWKHLRVVWRRGKLADSWHQAEGCFIPKEENSETLKQFRTISLLNVEGKIFLAILAKRMTTYMLDNQYIDIAVQKGGVPGVSGCIEHTSILSQIIREAKELKGELAVVWLDLANAYGSMPHKLVQMTLERYHVPEKIRLLLQRYFDRLQLRFTVQDFTTSWQRLEVGIVTGCTVSVILFSAAMNLMVKSVEKMSRGPWMRAGVRQPPVRAFMDDMTISTKTIIEAKWTLKEIEEMVNWARMKIKPTKSSSLVLKNGKMREHKFQVGDEVIPTVSEKPVKCLGKFFDDTLGDTRNVRVTGKQLEGWMIAVDRSALPGKYKAWIYQHGILPRALWPLLVYDVP, encoded by the coding sequence ATGGCGACAATTATGTACAATGTGGGATTGGACAGGTTTGGTGCAGAAGAGCGAGGAGAGGTGACAGCAAATAAGAACAGAAGGCAGAGAGAGATAGCCAACCTGAGGAGGGACCTTAGACAGCTGGCAAGACGATTCCGAGCAGCTGAGGAAGAAGAGAAGGCAAAGTTGTCAGAACTGAGAAACATGGCCAGGGAGAAGTTAAAGACTTTGAGAAGAGCAGAGAGAAGTAGGCGAAGGAGAAAGGATCGAGCAAGGGCACGAGCCAGATTCACCGCCAATCCATTCCAATTTACCTCACGACTGTTAGGTAAAAGAGGCTCAGGAGTGTTAAGAGCAGGAAAGGAGGAAGTAGAACAACATCTGAGAGACATGCATAGTGATCCAAGGAGGAATGAAGATCTAGGCGTGAACGAGAAGCTGATACAACCAGAAGAACCTGAACACCTGTTTGATGATGCAGAGCCCAGGTTGCGCGAGGTCAACAATGTCATCAGGAAGGCCAGAGCATCATCATCACCTGGACCCAACGGCATCCCATACAAGGTTTATAAAAACTGCCCAAGGTTGACTATGAGGTTATGGAAACATCTACGAGTAGTGTGGAGAAGAGGAAAGTTGGCTGACAGTTGGCACCAGGCAGAGGGATGCTTTATACCAAAAGAAGAGAACTCGGAGACACTCAAGCAGTTCCGAACTATTTCCCTGTTGAACGTGGAAGGGAAGATATTTCTAGCAATTCTAGCAAAGAGAATGACCACCTACATGCTAGACAACCAATACATCGACATAGCAGTGCAGAAAGGAGGGGTACCAGGTGTTTCAGGGTGCATTGAACATACTAGCATACTTTCACAGATCATCAGAGAGGCTAAAGAATTGAAAGGAGAATTAGCAGTAGTTTGGTTGGACCTAGCAAACGCTTATGGATCTATGCCTCATAAGTTGGTTCAGATGACGTTGGAGCGGTATCATGTACCAGAGAAGATACGATTGTTACTGCAGAGGTACTTCGACAGATTACAGCTAAGGTTCACAGTCCAAGATTTTACAACATCGTGGCAACGTCTGGAAGTAGGGATTGTGACAGGATGTACCGTGTCCGTGATTCTATTCTCGGCGGCTATGAACTTGATGGTGAAGTCTGTTGAGAAGATGAGCAGAGGACCTTGGATGAGGGCAGGCGTACGACAACCCCCTGTCAGAGCATTCATGGACGACATGACCATTAGCACAAAGACCATCATTGAAGCTAAATGGACCCTCAAAGAGATCGAGGAGATGGTTAACTGGGCTCGGATGAAGATCAAACCAACAAAGTCCAGTAGTCTTGTACTAAAGAATGGAAAGATGCGGGAGCACAAGTTCCAGGTAGGCGATGAGGTCATTCCAACAGTGTCCGAAAAGCCAGTGAAGTGTCTGGGGAAGTTCTTTGATGACACCTTGGGTGACACCAGGAATGTAAGAGTAACAGGCAAACAACTCGAAGGATGGATGATCGCTGTAGACAGAAGTGCTCTACCAGGGAAATACAAGGCTTGGATTTACCAGCATGGAATACTTCCAAGAGCACTTTGGCCTCTACTTGTGTATGACGTGCCATAG
- the LOC117338608 gene encoding uncharacterized protein LOC117338608 translates to MERSVSSYLRRWLAVPRSFSSVGLYSSGTKLQLPITSVVEEYKVTKVRQLLLLRNSKDVKVQDAKVKIKSGRKWTAKKTVQEAESRLRHGYIVGSVAVGRQGFGVTSRTRWGTSSDKERRQLIQKEVRSMEEDPRMVRAVGMKKQGSWLNWEGVRQKKLSWKEIWSMEPQRLQFQLKSVYDVLPTPTNLATWGITDDPNCKLCGRPANLDHTLSSCSVALADGRYTWRHDKILSVLADTLERSRKKPRKKKRGLRFVNFVKAGEQTTRSTVEGSGLLGTAGDWQMRADLKGRMQFPQEIAVTNQRPDIVLWSTSIKQAVLVELTVPWEERIEEAHERKRSKYQDLVADCQQQGWKVWCLPVEVGCRGFVGQSMWRALRIIGITGPERRQLIGHLGREAELASIWLWRKRNDKWTGKTDH, encoded by the coding sequence ATGGAACGATCTGTGAGCAGTTACCTTAGAAGATGGCTCGCAGTCCCCAGGAGTTTCAGCAGTGTGGGATTGTATAGCTCAGGTACCAAGTTACAGTTGCCCATCACATCAGTAGTGGAGGAGTACAAGGTCACGAAGGTCAGACAACTCCTATTGCTACGAAACAGCAAGGATGTCAAGGTACAGGATGCCAAAGTGAAGATCAAGTCAGGTCGGAAGTGGACGGCGAAGAAGACAGTGCAGGAGGCAGAGTCACGTCTGAGGCACGGATACATCGTTGGCAGTGTGGCAGTTGGAAGGCAGGGATTCGGTGTGACATCGAGGACGAGATGGGGAACATCATCTGATAAGGAGCGGAGGCAGTTGATTCAGAAGGAGGTACGCTCAATGGAAGAGGATCCAAGAATGGTCAGAGCAGTGGGAATGAAGAAGCAGGGAAGTTGGCTGAACTGGGAAGGAGTGCGCCAGAAGAAACTGTCCTGGAAGGAGATATGGAGTATGGAACCCCAAAGACTGCAATTCCAGCTGAAGTCTGTATACGATGTGTTGCCGACACCAACCAATCTTGCGACATGGGGTATAACAGACGACCCAAACTGTAAGCTTTGTGGGAGGCCAGCAAACCTGGACCATACCTTATCTTCTTGTTCAGTTGCCTTGGCGGATGGGAGGTACACTTGGCGACACGATAAGATATTGTCTGTCCTTGCAGATACACTGGAGAGAAGCAGGAAGAAACCAAGGAAAAAGAAAAGGGGCCTGCGATTTGTAAACTTTGTCAAGGCCGGGGAGCAGACTACGAGAAGCACAGTGGAAGGGAGCGGATTGTTAGGAACAGCAGGAGATTGGCAGATGAGAGCAGACCTCAAGGGCCGCATGCAGTTTCCACAAGAAATAGCAGttaccaatcagaggccagacATCGTCCTGTGGTCTACATCCATCAAACAGGCTGTTCTTGTGGAGCTGACCGTGCCATGGGAGGAGAGAATCGAGGAAGCCCACGAGCGGAAGCGGAGCAAATACCAAGATCTAGTAGCAGATTGTCAACAGCAGGGGTGGAAAGTGTGGTGTCTTCCAGTGGAGGTGGGATGCCGAGGTTTCGTTGGGCAGTCGATGTGGAGGGCACTTCGGATCATCGGTATCACAGGGCCAGAGAGGAGACAACTTATAGGACACCTGGGCAGGGAAGCAGAGCTGGCATCTATTTGGCTGTGGAGGAAGAGAAACGACAAGTGGACAGGAAAGACTGATCATTAA